In a single window of the Gossypium hirsutum isolate 1008001.06 chromosome A13, Gossypium_hirsutum_v2.1, whole genome shotgun sequence genome:
- the LOC107893835 gene encoding 1-aminocyclopropane-1-carboxylate oxidase homolog 1: protein MAEMEIGNDEQKMLPKKVHKDNDRAKEVKAFDDTKAGVQGLVDVGVVKLPPIFHMPREYIHDHPTLNGHNLHGFQVPTIDLKHVSDPCIRKEIVDKMRLASEKWGFFQVINHGIPQDVMKEVLEGVRRFHEQPREMKMKYYSRETEIVRYYTNYDLHQSKGASWRDTLICVMAPNPPPPNMYPSACREILVEYSKRVQSIGEVIFKLLSEALGLDPDHLKDIGCLEGHTFGCQYYPPCPEPERTLGHVRHRDPDFLTILLQDQIGGLQVLHQDHWIDVPPLEGALIINIGDLLQLISNDKFRSVEHRVLAKSVGPRISLACLFSTHLEPSNRVYGPLKQLLSPQNPPLYEETTILTYLNSYKSVGGLENALSFHKL from the exons ATGGCGGAAATGGAAATAGGCAACGATGAGCAGAAAATGTTGCCTAAGAAAGTACACAAAGATAACGACAGAGCAAAAGAAGTGAAAGCCTTCGACGATACTAAAGCCGGCGTTCAAGGACTGGTCGACGTCGGCGTAGTTAAACTCCCTCCAATCTTTCACATGCCGCGAGAGTATATCCATGACCATCCAACATTAAACGGTCATAATTTACATGGGTTCCAGGTTCCGACCATAGATCTAAAACATGTTTCTGATCCTTGTATACGGAAAGAGATAGTTGATAAGATGAGATTGGCATCGGAGAAATGGGGATTCTTCCAGGTTATTAACCATGGGATCccacaggatgtgatgaaagaggtCCTTGAAGGTGTTCGGAGATTCCATGAACAACCCAGAGAGATGAAGATGAAATATTACTCGCGTGAGACTGAGATCGTTAGGTATTACACTAATTACGATTTGCATCAGTCCAAAGGTGCGAGCTGGAGAGACACCTTGATTTGTGTCATGGCTCCCAATCCTCCACCACCGAATATGTATCCCTCTGCTTGCAG AGAGATACTGGTGGAGTACTCGAAGCGTGTTCAAAGCATAGGCGAAGTTATCTTCAAGTTGCTGTCAGAGGCACTGGGTTTGGATCCTGACCACCTCAAAGATATAGGGTGCCTGGAAGGGCATACCTTTGGTTGTCAATATTATCCGCCATGCCCCGAACCTGAGCGGACCTTAGGACATGTTCGGCACCGGGATCCTGACTTCCTCACAATCCTTTTACAAGATCAAATAGGAGGCCTTCAAGTTCTTCATCAAGATCACTGGATTGACGTCCCTCCATTGGAAGGAGCTCTCATAATTAATATTGGCGACCTCTTACAG CTAATCTCGAATGACAAGTTCAGAAGCGTTGAGCATAGGGTCTTGGCGAAGAGTGTAGGGCCGAGAATTTCATTGGCATGCTTATTCTCAACACATTTAGAACCATCAAACAGGGTTTATGGCCCCTTAAAACAGTTGTTATCGCCACAGAACCCACCTTTATATGAAGAAACCACAATCTTGACTTATCTCAACTCTTATAAATCCGTGGGTGGACTCGAGAATGCACTTTCTTTTCATAAATTGTAA